A part of Carassius carassius chromosome 32, fCarCar2.1, whole genome shotgun sequence genomic DNA contains:
- the itsn2b gene encoding intersectin-2b isoform X1 gives MNGGRSIWAITPEERNKHDQKFDTLLPVQGFVTGEKTRNFFIQSGLPQSVLAEIWTLADMNKDGRMDRLEFSIAMKLIKMKLQGQNLPTALPIIMKQPPVPVPTMPATPLGMGTMPNVPMMPSVPILTPIPMTTMSPMPGMTPMMGTGLSVPVMPTISTPALPNGPIGILQPTPIPLSSTLPVSSSFSSSPLGFSATPSLLDLGSSSSNSSPSTSLTSNSPKGGPFDWAIPQASRLKYRQQFNSLDKQMIGYLTGPQVRTAMATTMLTQTQLAAIWNLADVNKDGKLQAEEFILAMHLVDMAKMGQPLPMALPSELLAPTMRGKLGDSVNGTTPSIYAGLAEDLYESEPPQKSRNNLTFEDKFKKNMEMGNAELEKRRQALLEQQRREEEKRAQKAREEQERREREARELELKRKREEELRLERQRELERQREEERLRELERKEAAKKELERQQQLEWERRRKQELLNQKSEEQDEIIKLRAKKRNLEMELEAVGNKQKQISDKLRDAEGKKRIHKNELQMINQKRDSCITDISSLQKQLEEFKRKLGQSTIEQQKLNDKLRNLSLNNLPTVTVKTLQRNVEDKDLTCRKLKEQLNALEKETAVKLADMDQYKKEIQDLRESQRTQQSALEKLRAIKEEKIRALKKRKQEELEKKRREEEEQKRIKLEKERQWQEKLRREEDEKQRKIQEEREAKLREEEERERQARLQASREQAERERKAREDEEKRRREEEEERREQERRRLEEKQRQEEEEDRRRRDEERRKLEEERRKLEEERRKLEEERKRQEELRLEEERKREERRRKEEERREEERRREREEEERRRLRAQEAAMRDAEERKRLEEERKGKEEDRKRQEEEDRRLREEEQRKQDEERKKKQQEEEAAAVRIRVDEHNKKNSVKSDIVAALLRGLEERKGSRHPRGTQHRRSAALTTFKALYPFTARNDDELSFESDDLIEVDESVEREQGWLYGSRQGKMGWFPESYVEKQAKSEAPLMAKQALKPPVSISVSKLNEGPSGSRLSSAFTPTHATGSASSNHGQVVGNVQARALCSWTAKTDNHLNFSKDDVITVLEQQENWWLGELNGVQGWFPKSYVSVLSASDAQADSTDGSDTADGSSYEEYVALYTYESPEPGDLTFTEGDTILVSEREGEWWRGSIGDRAGVFPSNYVKPKEADASSLSGKLGTPAKKPEVAQVTTAHTAAGAEQLNLAPGQLILILTKNPSGWWLGELQARGKKRQKGWFPASHVKLLGSNSGKSTPASAAGKKQNSFPGLGFFGGISPHHSLSLSLSLSLSLSVLTLVGQVIAIYDYTAVNEDELSFSKSQVINVLDKSDPDWWKGELNGVRGLIPTNYVKMTTSDSDPSQHWCADQSTLDSMSPQERKRQGYIHELIETEEKYNEDLQLVLEVFYKPMSESGRLTEAEMSMIFVNWRELIQCNSKMLKALKARKKTGGENMPVYMIGDILAFELSHMQAYIGFCSCQLNGATLLQQRTDQEPDFKTFLKKIATDYRCKGMPLSSFLLKPMQRITRYPLLIKKILESTPDSHMDNNQLQEALEKAEQLCKQVNEGVGEKENTERLEWIQSHVQCEGITENLTFSSLTNCLGPRKLLHSGKVFKTKSNKELYIFLFNDFLLFTQAVKQFTFSGTDKLFSPKSNTQYKMYKTPVFLNEVRVKLPSDPSSDEPVFHISHIDRVYTLKTENIKERTAWVQKIKAASEAFIEAEKKKQEKNYQSLSMKASGIGRLLVTILEATELKSSKPNGKGNPYCEVTMGSQCYTSRPINDTVNPKWNFNCQFHIKDLYQDVLCITILEREQFSPDNFLGRTEVPVATIKKEFENKGPSTRSLLLHEVPTGEVWVQLDLQLFDHKAPN, from the exons ATGAATG GTGGTCGGAGTATTTGGGCTATAACCCCAGAGGAGAGGAACAAACATGATCAGAAGTTTGACACCCTCTTGCCAGTACAGGGCTTTGTTACAG GGGAGAAAACAAGAAACTTCTTCATTCAGTCAGGGCTTCCCCAGTCTGTGCTAGCTGAGATCTG GACCCTGGCTGATATGAATAAAGATGGTAGGATGGACCGTCTGGAGTTTTCTATAGCCATGAAGCTGATCAAGATGAAACTGCAGGGACAGAATCTTCCTACAGCTCTGCCCATCATCATGAAGCAGCCACCTGTGCCAGTTCCAACCATGCCAGCAACACCTCTCG GAATGGGAACTATGCCAAATGTACCCATGATGCCCAGCGTGCCCATTCTGACCCCTATACCAATGACCACCATGAGCCCCATGCCGGGCATGACTCCCATGATGGGCACCGGGCTGTCAGTGCCAGTGATGCCCACCATCAGCACTCCAGCCCTGCCTAATGGACCTATTGGCATTCTACAGCCGACCCCCATCCCGCTCTCTTCCA CTCTCCCAGTTTCAAGTTCCTTTTCCTCCTCTCCACTGGGCTTCTCTGCCACTCCATCTTTGCTGGACCTGGGCTCGAGCAG CTCAAACTCCTCCCCATCCACATCACTGACCAGCAACTCTCCTAAGGGTGGCCCTTTTGATTGGGCCATCCCACAGGCATCACGACTCAAATACAGGCAGCAGTTTAACAGCCTGGACAAGCAAATGATTGGTTATCTAACAG GTCCTCAAGTGAGAACGGCAATGGCTACAACTATGCTTACTCAGACTCAGCTAGCTGCCATCTG GAATCTTGCTGATGTGAATAAGGATGGTAAACTACAGGCTGAGGAGTTTATTCTTGCTATGCATCTGGTAGACATGGCTAAAATGGGACAGCCGCTGCCTATGGCACTTCCTTCAGAGCTGCTAGCGCCAACAATGAG GGGGAAGCTTGGTGATTCTGTGAATGGAACCACTCCCTCGATCTATGCAGGCCTGGCTGAGGACCTCTATGAGTCTGAGCCTCCACAGAAATCAAGGAACAATT TGACTTTTGAGGATAAGtttaagaaaaatatggagaTGGGTAATGCTGAGCTGGAGAAGCGCCGACAGGCCCTGCTTGAGCAGCAGCGCAGAGAAGAGGAAAAGAGGGCACAGAAGGCCAGAGAAGAGCAggagagaagagagagggaggcaCGAGAGCTGGAGCTGAAGAGGAAGAGGGAGGAAGAGCTCAGACTGGAGCGACAGAGGGAGCTGGAGAGAcaaagagaggaggagagactCCGAGAGCTGGAGAGGAAGGAG GCAGCCAAGAAGGAGCTGGAGCGCCAGCAGCAGCTTGAGTGGGAGAGGAGGAGAAAGCAGGAGCTCCTAAACCAAAAGAGTGAGGAGCAGGACGAGATCATCAAGCTCCGAGCCAAGAAGAGGAATCTGGAGATGGAGCTGGAGGCTGTG GGCAACAAGCAGAAACAAATCTCTGACAAGCTTCGAGATGCTGAAGGCAAAAAGAGAATTCATAAAAATGAGCTTCAGATGATCAACCAGAAGAGAGACTCCTGCATCACAGACATCAGCTCTCTGCAGAAACAGTTAGAG GAATTTAAAAGGAAGTTGGGACAGTCGACCATAGAACAGCAAAAACTCAATGACAAACTCCGCAACCTGAGTCTGAACAACCTCCCTA CTGTGACAGTGAAAACTTTACAGAGGAATGTAGAAGACAAGGATCTTACCTGTCGAAAGCTTAAAGAACAGCTTAATGCTTTGGAGAAGGAAACTGCAGTTAAATTAGCAGATATGGATCAGTATAAGAAAGAGATCCAG GATCTCCGAGAGAGCCAGAGGACACAACAGTCTGCTTTGGAAAAACTACGTGCCATTAAGGAAGAAAAAATAAGAGCGCTAAAGAAACGCAAGCAGGAGGAACTGGAAaagaagaggagagaagaggaagagcagaa GCGCATCAAACTGGAGAAGGAGCGACAGTGGCAGGAGAAACTGCGTCGTGAAGAGGACGAGAAACAGAGGAAAATACAGGAGGAAAGAGAAGCCAAACTTCGtgaggaggaggagagggagagacaaGCTCGTTTACAGGCCTCTAGAGAACAAGCAGAACGAGAGCGCAAGGCCCGCGAGGACGAGGAGAAGAGGCGcagggaggaagaggaagaaaggAGAGAACAAGAGAGACGCAGACTCGAGGAGAAACAgaggcaggaggaggaggaggaccgCAGGCGGCGAGATGAAGAAAGGAGGAAACTGGAGGAGGAGCGGAGAAAACTCGAGGAAGAAAGGAGAAAACTGGAGGAGGAACGAAAGAGACAGGAGGAGTTAAGATTGGAGGAGGAGAGGAAGCGTGAGGAGCGGAGAAGGAAAGAGGAGGAGAGACgagaagaggagagaagaagGGAGcgtgaggaggaggagaggaggcgaCTTCGTGCACAGGAGGCTGCCATGAGAGATGCGGAGGAGAGGAAGAGACTAGAAGAGGAGAGAAAAGGAAAAGAGGAGGACCGGAAAAGGCAGGAAGAGGAGGACAGGAGGCTTCGGGAGGAGGAACAAAGGAAACAGGATGAGGAGAGGAAGAAGAAACAGCAGGAGGAAGAGGCTGCAGCTGTACGAATAAGAGTCGATGAACACAACAAGAAGAACTCTGTTAAATCAGACATTGTTGCTGCTCTTCTGCGTGGCCTGGAGGAGAGGAAAG GCAGCAGACATCCTCGTGGCACACAGCACAGGAGATCAGCGGCACTGACCACGTTTAAAGCCCTCTACCCCTTCACTGCCAGAAACGATGATGAGCTCTCCTTCGAAAGCGATGACCTGATTGAG GTGGATGAGAGCGTAGAGCGAGAGCAGGGTTGGCTGTATGGCAGTCGGCAGGGGAAGATGGGCTGGTTCCCTGAGAGCTATGTGGAGAAGCAGGCCAAATCAGAGGCTCCGCTCATGGCCAAACAGGCCCTAAAGCCACCGGTCTCCATCTCTGTCAG CAAACTGAACGAAGGACCAAGTGGATCACGATTGAGCTCCGCTTTCACCCCCACCCATGCCACAGGCTCCGCCTCCTCCAACCATGGTCAG GTGGTGGGGAATGTGCAAGCTCGAGCTCTGTGCTCATGGACCGCAAAGACGGACAACCATCTCAACTTCTCCAAAGATGATGTGATCACAGTCCTGGAGCAGCAGGAGAACTGGTGGCTTGGAGAGCTTAATGGGGTTCAGGGGTGGTTCCCCAAAAGCTATGTTTCAGTGCTGAGCGCCAGTGATGCACAAGCAGA TTCCACTGATGGATCTGATACAGCAGATGGATCCAGCTATGAAG AATATGTGGCTCTGTACACTTACGAGAGCCCTGAGCCCGGAGACCTGACCTTCACCGAGGGAGACACCATCCTGGTATCAGAGAGAGAAGGGGAGTGGTGGAGAGGCAGCATCGGAGACCGAGCAGGAGTCTTCCCCTCCAATTACGTCAAGCCAAAGGAGGCTGAT GCATCAAGTCTCTCTGGTAAACTTGGAACACCTGCAAAGAAACCAG AAGTAGCCCAGGTGACCACTGCGCACACAGCTGCAGGTGCAGAGCAGCTGAATCTAGCCCCAGGACagctcatcctcatcctcaccaaGAACCCATCCGGCTGGTGGCTCGGGGAACTGCAG GCCAGGGGGAAGAAGCGTCAGAAGGGCTGGTTCCCTGCTTCACACGTCAAGCTTCTGGGCTCAAACAGCGGCAAATCTACACCTGCATCTGCGGCTGGTAAGAAACAGAACAGCTTTCCAGGGTTGGGTTTTTTCGGGGGAATCTCTCctcatcactctctctctctctctctctctctctctctctctctgtctgtcctcacTCTAGTCGGCCAAGTCATCGCCATATAcgactacactgcagtgaatgaGGACGAGCTGAGCTTCTCGAAGAGTCAAGTTATCAACGTGCTAGACAAAAGCGATCCTGACTGGTGGAAAGGAGAGCTCAATGGGGTCAGGGGCTTGATTCCTACCAACTATGTGAAAATGACCACCTCTGATTCTGACCCCAGTCAGCATT GGTGTGCTGACCAGAGCACTCTGGATTCAATGAGCCCACAGGAGAGGAAACGGCAAGGATACATCCATGAGCTCATTGAGACAGAAGAGAAATACAATGAAGACCTACAACTAGTCCTTGAG GTCTTTTACAAGCCCATGTCTGAATCCGGTCGTCTCACTGAGGCTGAAATGAGCATGATATTTGTCAACTGGAGGGAGCTTATCCAATGCAACTCCAAGATGCTCAA GGCACTGAAAGCAAGGAAAAAGACCGGGGGAGAGAACATGCCTGTTTACATGATCGGAGACATCCTGGCCTTTGAGCTGTCACACATGCAGGCCTATATCGGCTTCTGCAGCTGCCAGCTGAACGGTGCCACACTGCTGCAACAGAGAACCGATCAGGAGCCAGACTTCAAAACCTTCCTCAAG aaaattgcTACAGACTACCGTTGTAAAGGAATGCCTTTGTCCAGCTTTTTACTCAAACCTATGCAACGGATCACTCGCTATCCTCTCCTTATTAAAAAG ATCCTGGAAAGTACTCCAGACAGTCACATGGACAATAATCAGCTGCAAGAGGCTTTGGAGAAGGCAGAGCAGCTGTGCAAACAGGTGAATGAAGGTGTCGGGGAGAAGGAGAACACTGAGAGGCTGGAGTGGATCCAGTCCCATGTGCAGTGTGAAGGCATCACAGAG AATCTGACCTTCAGCTCTCTGACCAACTGCTTGGGTCCTCGGAAATTGCTGCACAGCGGGAAGGTGTTTAAGACCAAGAGCAATAAGGAGTTATACATCTTTCTGTTCAACGACTTTCTGCTGTTCACTCAAGCGGTCAAGCAGTTCACTTTCTCAGGAACGGACAAGCTCTTTAGCCCCAAATCCAACACCCAGTACAAGATGTATAAGACG CCTGTGTTCCTCAATGAAGTTCGGGTGAAGCTTCCATCAGATCCTTCCAGCGATGAGCCCGTCTTCCACATTTCCCACATAGATCGTGTGTACACACTGAAGACCGAGAACATTAAAGAGAG GACTGCATGGGTTCAGAAGATCAAAGCGGCATCAGAAGCATTCATTGAGGCCGAGAAGAAGAAACAGGAAAAGAATTATCAAT CTCTATCAATGAAGGCAAGTGGAATTGGTCGCCTGCTTGTCACCATCTTGGAGGCAACAGAGCTAAAATCCTCCAAACCAAATG gaaagggTAATCCATACTGTGAAGTGACCATGGGCTCTCAGTGTTACACTTCCCGACCCATCAATGACACTGTCAACCCCAAATGGAATTTCAATTGTCAGTTTCACATTAAAGACCTGTATCAAGATGTCCTCTGTATTACGATTCTTGAGCGGGAGCAATTTTCACCAGATA ACTTCTTAGGTCGCACTGAGGTTCCTGTAGCCACTATTAAGAAAGAGTTTGAGAATAAAGGTCCATCCACTAGGAGTCTGCTGCTTCA
- the itsn2b gene encoding intersectin-2b isoform X2 — MNGGRSIWAITPEERNKHDQKFDTLLPVQGFVTGEKTRNFFIQSGLPQSVLAEIWTLADMNKDGRMDRLEFSIAMKLIKMKLQGQNLPTALPIIMKQPPVPVPTMPATPLGMGTMPNVPMMPSVPILTPIPMTTMSPMPGMTPMMGTGLSVPVMPTISTPALPNGPIGILQPTPIPLSSTLPVSSSFSSSPLGFSATPSLLDLGSSSSNSSPSTSLTSNSPKGGPFDWAIPQASRLKYRQQFNSLDKQMIGYLTGPQVRTAMATTMLTQTQLAAIWNLADVNKDGKLQAEEFILAMHLVDMAKMGQPLPMALPSELLAPTMRGKLGDSVNGTTPSIYAGLAEDLYESEPPQKSRNNLTFEDKFKKNMEMGNAELEKRRQALLEQQRREEEKRAQKAREEQERREREARELELKRKREEELRLERQRELERQREEERLRELERKEAAKKELERQQQLEWERRRKQELLNQKSEEQDEIIKLRAKKRNLEMELEAVGNKQKQISDKLRDAEGKKRIHKNELQMINQKRDSCITDISSLQKQLEEFKRKLGQSTIEQQKLNDKLRNLSLNNLPTVTVKTLQRNVEDKDLTCRKLKEQLNALEKETAVKLADMDQYKKEIQDLRESQRTQQSALEKLRAIKEEKIRALKKRKQEELEKKRREEEEQKRIKLEKERQWQEKLRREEDEKQRKIQEEREAKLREEEERERQARLQASREQAERERKAREDEEKRRREEEEERREQERRRLEEKQRQEEEEDRRRRDEERRKLEEERRKLEEERRKLEEERKRQEELRLEEERKREERRRKEEERREEERRREREEEERRRLRAQEAAMRDAEERKRLEEERKGKEEDRKRQEEEDRRLREEEQRKQDEERKKKQQEEEAAAVRIRVDEHNKKNSVKSDIVAALLRGLEERKGSRHPRGTQHRRSAALTTFKALYPFTARNDDELSFESDDLIEVDESVEREQGWLYGSRQGKMGWFPESYVEKQAKSEAPLMAKQALKPPVSISVSKLNEGPSGSRLSSAFTPTHATGSASSNHGQVVGNVQARALCSWTAKTDNHLNFSKDDVITVLEQQENWWLGELNGVQGWFPKSYVSVLSASDAQADSTDGSDTADGSSYEEYVALYTYESPEPGDLTFTEGDTILVSEREGEWWRGSIGDRAGVFPSNYVKPKEADASSLSGKLGTPAKKPEVAQVTTAHTAAGAEQLNLAPGQLILILTKNPSGWWLGELQARGKKRQKGWFPASHVKLLGSNSGKSTPASAAVGQVIAIYDYTAVNEDELSFSKSQVINVLDKSDPDWWKGELNGVRGLIPTNYVKMTTSDSDPSQHWCADQSTLDSMSPQERKRQGYIHELIETEEKYNEDLQLVLEVFYKPMSESGRLTEAEMSMIFVNWRELIQCNSKMLKALKARKKTGGENMPVYMIGDILAFELSHMQAYIGFCSCQLNGATLLQQRTDQEPDFKTFLKKIATDYRCKGMPLSSFLLKPMQRITRYPLLIKKILESTPDSHMDNNQLQEALEKAEQLCKQVNEGVGEKENTERLEWIQSHVQCEGITENLTFSSLTNCLGPRKLLHSGKVFKTKSNKELYIFLFNDFLLFTQAVKQFTFSGTDKLFSPKSNTQYKMYKTPVFLNEVRVKLPSDPSSDEPVFHISHIDRVYTLKTENIKERTAWVQKIKAASEAFIEAEKKKQEKNYQSLSMKASGIGRLLVTILEATELKSSKPNGKGNPYCEVTMGSQCYTSRPINDTVNPKWNFNCQFHIKDLYQDVLCITILEREQFSPDNFLGRTEVPVATIKKEFENKGPSTRSLLLHEVPTGEVWVQLDLQLFDHKAPN, encoded by the exons ATGAATG GTGGTCGGAGTATTTGGGCTATAACCCCAGAGGAGAGGAACAAACATGATCAGAAGTTTGACACCCTCTTGCCAGTACAGGGCTTTGTTACAG GGGAGAAAACAAGAAACTTCTTCATTCAGTCAGGGCTTCCCCAGTCTGTGCTAGCTGAGATCTG GACCCTGGCTGATATGAATAAAGATGGTAGGATGGACCGTCTGGAGTTTTCTATAGCCATGAAGCTGATCAAGATGAAACTGCAGGGACAGAATCTTCCTACAGCTCTGCCCATCATCATGAAGCAGCCACCTGTGCCAGTTCCAACCATGCCAGCAACACCTCTCG GAATGGGAACTATGCCAAATGTACCCATGATGCCCAGCGTGCCCATTCTGACCCCTATACCAATGACCACCATGAGCCCCATGCCGGGCATGACTCCCATGATGGGCACCGGGCTGTCAGTGCCAGTGATGCCCACCATCAGCACTCCAGCCCTGCCTAATGGACCTATTGGCATTCTACAGCCGACCCCCATCCCGCTCTCTTCCA CTCTCCCAGTTTCAAGTTCCTTTTCCTCCTCTCCACTGGGCTTCTCTGCCACTCCATCTTTGCTGGACCTGGGCTCGAGCAG CTCAAACTCCTCCCCATCCACATCACTGACCAGCAACTCTCCTAAGGGTGGCCCTTTTGATTGGGCCATCCCACAGGCATCACGACTCAAATACAGGCAGCAGTTTAACAGCCTGGACAAGCAAATGATTGGTTATCTAACAG GTCCTCAAGTGAGAACGGCAATGGCTACAACTATGCTTACTCAGACTCAGCTAGCTGCCATCTG GAATCTTGCTGATGTGAATAAGGATGGTAAACTACAGGCTGAGGAGTTTATTCTTGCTATGCATCTGGTAGACATGGCTAAAATGGGACAGCCGCTGCCTATGGCACTTCCTTCAGAGCTGCTAGCGCCAACAATGAG GGGGAAGCTTGGTGATTCTGTGAATGGAACCACTCCCTCGATCTATGCAGGCCTGGCTGAGGACCTCTATGAGTCTGAGCCTCCACAGAAATCAAGGAACAATT TGACTTTTGAGGATAAGtttaagaaaaatatggagaTGGGTAATGCTGAGCTGGAGAAGCGCCGACAGGCCCTGCTTGAGCAGCAGCGCAGAGAAGAGGAAAAGAGGGCACAGAAGGCCAGAGAAGAGCAggagagaagagagagggaggcaCGAGAGCTGGAGCTGAAGAGGAAGAGGGAGGAAGAGCTCAGACTGGAGCGACAGAGGGAGCTGGAGAGAcaaagagaggaggagagactCCGAGAGCTGGAGAGGAAGGAG GCAGCCAAGAAGGAGCTGGAGCGCCAGCAGCAGCTTGAGTGGGAGAGGAGGAGAAAGCAGGAGCTCCTAAACCAAAAGAGTGAGGAGCAGGACGAGATCATCAAGCTCCGAGCCAAGAAGAGGAATCTGGAGATGGAGCTGGAGGCTGTG GGCAACAAGCAGAAACAAATCTCTGACAAGCTTCGAGATGCTGAAGGCAAAAAGAGAATTCATAAAAATGAGCTTCAGATGATCAACCAGAAGAGAGACTCCTGCATCACAGACATCAGCTCTCTGCAGAAACAGTTAGAG GAATTTAAAAGGAAGTTGGGACAGTCGACCATAGAACAGCAAAAACTCAATGACAAACTCCGCAACCTGAGTCTGAACAACCTCCCTA CTGTGACAGTGAAAACTTTACAGAGGAATGTAGAAGACAAGGATCTTACCTGTCGAAAGCTTAAAGAACAGCTTAATGCTTTGGAGAAGGAAACTGCAGTTAAATTAGCAGATATGGATCAGTATAAGAAAGAGATCCAG GATCTCCGAGAGAGCCAGAGGACACAACAGTCTGCTTTGGAAAAACTACGTGCCATTAAGGAAGAAAAAATAAGAGCGCTAAAGAAACGCAAGCAGGAGGAACTGGAAaagaagaggagagaagaggaagagcagaa GCGCATCAAACTGGAGAAGGAGCGACAGTGGCAGGAGAAACTGCGTCGTGAAGAGGACGAGAAACAGAGGAAAATACAGGAGGAAAGAGAAGCCAAACTTCGtgaggaggaggagagggagagacaaGCTCGTTTACAGGCCTCTAGAGAACAAGCAGAACGAGAGCGCAAGGCCCGCGAGGACGAGGAGAAGAGGCGcagggaggaagaggaagaaaggAGAGAACAAGAGAGACGCAGACTCGAGGAGAAACAgaggcaggaggaggaggaggaccgCAGGCGGCGAGATGAAGAAAGGAGGAAACTGGAGGAGGAGCGGAGAAAACTCGAGGAAGAAAGGAGAAAACTGGAGGAGGAACGAAAGAGACAGGAGGAGTTAAGATTGGAGGAGGAGAGGAAGCGTGAGGAGCGGAGAAGGAAAGAGGAGGAGAGACgagaagaggagagaagaagGGAGcgtgaggaggaggagaggaggcgaCTTCGTGCACAGGAGGCTGCCATGAGAGATGCGGAGGAGAGGAAGAGACTAGAAGAGGAGAGAAAAGGAAAAGAGGAGGACCGGAAAAGGCAGGAAGAGGAGGACAGGAGGCTTCGGGAGGAGGAACAAAGGAAACAGGATGAGGAGAGGAAGAAGAAACAGCAGGAGGAAGAGGCTGCAGCTGTACGAATAAGAGTCGATGAACACAACAAGAAGAACTCTGTTAAATCAGACATTGTTGCTGCTCTTCTGCGTGGCCTGGAGGAGAGGAAAG GCAGCAGACATCCTCGTGGCACACAGCACAGGAGATCAGCGGCACTGACCACGTTTAAAGCCCTCTACCCCTTCACTGCCAGAAACGATGATGAGCTCTCCTTCGAAAGCGATGACCTGATTGAG GTGGATGAGAGCGTAGAGCGAGAGCAGGGTTGGCTGTATGGCAGTCGGCAGGGGAAGATGGGCTGGTTCCCTGAGAGCTATGTGGAGAAGCAGGCCAAATCAGAGGCTCCGCTCATGGCCAAACAGGCCCTAAAGCCACCGGTCTCCATCTCTGTCAG CAAACTGAACGAAGGACCAAGTGGATCACGATTGAGCTCCGCTTTCACCCCCACCCATGCCACAGGCTCCGCCTCCTCCAACCATGGTCAG GTGGTGGGGAATGTGCAAGCTCGAGCTCTGTGCTCATGGACCGCAAAGACGGACAACCATCTCAACTTCTCCAAAGATGATGTGATCACAGTCCTGGAGCAGCAGGAGAACTGGTGGCTTGGAGAGCTTAATGGGGTTCAGGGGTGGTTCCCCAAAAGCTATGTTTCAGTGCTGAGCGCCAGTGATGCACAAGCAGA TTCCACTGATGGATCTGATACAGCAGATGGATCCAGCTATGAAG AATATGTGGCTCTGTACACTTACGAGAGCCCTGAGCCCGGAGACCTGACCTTCACCGAGGGAGACACCATCCTGGTATCAGAGAGAGAAGGGGAGTGGTGGAGAGGCAGCATCGGAGACCGAGCAGGAGTCTTCCCCTCCAATTACGTCAAGCCAAAGGAGGCTGAT GCATCAAGTCTCTCTGGTAAACTTGGAACACCTGCAAAGAAACCAG AAGTAGCCCAGGTGACCACTGCGCACACAGCTGCAGGTGCAGAGCAGCTGAATCTAGCCCCAGGACagctcatcctcatcctcaccaaGAACCCATCCGGCTGGTGGCTCGGGGAACTGCAG GCCAGGGGGAAGAAGCGTCAGAAGGGCTGGTTCCCTGCTTCACACGTCAAGCTTCTGGGCTCAAACAGCGGCAAATCTACACCTGCATCTGCGGCTG TCGGCCAAGTCATCGCCATATAcgactacactgcagtgaatgaGGACGAGCTGAGCTTCTCGAAGAGTCAAGTTATCAACGTGCTAGACAAAAGCGATCCTGACTGGTGGAAAGGAGAGCTCAATGGGGTCAGGGGCTTGATTCCTACCAACTATGTGAAAATGACCACCTCTGATTCTGACCCCAGTCAGCATT GGTGTGCTGACCAGAGCACTCTGGATTCAATGAGCCCACAGGAGAGGAAACGGCAAGGATACATCCATGAGCTCATTGAGACAGAAGAGAAATACAATGAAGACCTACAACTAGTCCTTGAG GTCTTTTACAAGCCCATGTCTGAATCCGGTCGTCTCACTGAGGCTGAAATGAGCATGATATTTGTCAACTGGAGGGAGCTTATCCAATGCAACTCCAAGATGCTCAA GGCACTGAAAGCAAGGAAAAAGACCGGGGGAGAGAACATGCCTGTTTACATGATCGGAGACATCCTGGCCTTTGAGCTGTCACACATGCAGGCCTATATCGGCTTCTGCAGCTGCCAGCTGAACGGTGCCACACTGCTGCAACAGAGAACCGATCAGGAGCCAGACTTCAAAACCTTCCTCAAG aaaattgcTACAGACTACCGTTGTAAAGGAATGCCTTTGTCCAGCTTTTTACTCAAACCTATGCAACGGATCACTCGCTATCCTCTCCTTATTAAAAAG ATCCTGGAAAGTACTCCAGACAGTCACATGGACAATAATCAGCTGCAAGAGGCTTTGGAGAAGGCAGAGCAGCTGTGCAAACAGGTGAATGAAGGTGTCGGGGAGAAGGAGAACACTGAGAGGCTGGAGTGGATCCAGTCCCATGTGCAGTGTGAAGGCATCACAGAG AATCTGACCTTCAGCTCTCTGACCAACTGCTTGGGTCCTCGGAAATTGCTGCACAGCGGGAAGGTGTTTAAGACCAAGAGCAATAAGGAGTTATACATCTTTCTGTTCAACGACTTTCTGCTGTTCACTCAAGCGGTCAAGCAGTTCACTTTCTCAGGAACGGACAAGCTCTTTAGCCCCAAATCCAACACCCAGTACAAGATGTATAAGACG CCTGTGTTCCTCAATGAAGTTCGGGTGAAGCTTCCATCAGATCCTTCCAGCGATGAGCCCGTCTTCCACATTTCCCACATAGATCGTGTGTACACACTGAAGACCGAGAACATTAAAGAGAG GACTGCATGGGTTCAGAAGATCAAAGCGGCATCAGAAGCATTCATTGAGGCCGAGAAGAAGAAACAGGAAAAGAATTATCAAT CTCTATCAATGAAGGCAAGTGGAATTGGTCGCCTGCTTGTCACCATCTTGGAGGCAACAGAGCTAAAATCCTCCAAACCAAATG gaaagggTAATCCATACTGTGAAGTGACCATGGGCTCTCAGTGTTACACTTCCCGACCCATCAATGACACTGTCAACCCCAAATGGAATTTCAATTGTCAGTTTCACATTAAAGACCTGTATCAAGATGTCCTCTGTATTACGATTCTTGAGCGGGAGCAATTTTCACCAGATA ACTTCTTAGGTCGCACTGAGGTTCCTGTAGCCACTATTAAGAAAGAGTTTGAGAATAAAGGTCCATCCACTAGGAGTCTGCTGCTTCA